One genomic region from Terriglobia bacterium encodes:
- a CDS encoding MBL fold metallo-hydrolase — translation MAREHIRKWKIGDVEVVRIVEVNAHEDPFEVLLTGVTPEVAKQYDWLFPNFATPDGRMKISFQAFVLRSGDEKIMIDTCIGNDRQREFPIFCNMQSSF, via the coding sequence ATGGCCAGGGAGCACATTAGAAAGTGGAAGATCGGCGACGTCGAAGTGGTCCGCATCGTGGAGGTGAACGCGCACGAGGATCCTTTCGAAGTGCTGCTGACCGGCGTGACGCCGGAGGTCGCCAAGCAATACGACTGGCTGTTTCCGAATTTTGCGACGCCCGACGGCCGCATGAAGATTTCGTTTCAGGCTTTCGTTCTGCGCTCTGGGGATGAAAAGATCATGATCGACACGTGCATCGGCAACGATCGCCAGCGCGAGTTCCCGATATTCTGCAATATGCAGAGCTCGTTC